From the Acidobacteriota bacterium genome, the window CATCACCGAAAACCCGAAGGTCGACGCCACCGACTTCTACATGTTTCGGAGCTACGAGCCGGGCCGCGATGGCTTCGTCACCCTGATCGCCAACTACATCCCCCTGCAGGACGCCTACGGCGGTCCGAACTACTTCACCCTCGACCCCAACGCCCGCTACGTGATCCACATCGACAACGACGGCGATGGCGTCGAGAACCTGTCCTTCGTGTTCCGCTCGCAGACTTTCCTGCGCGGCATCTCGCTGCCGATCGGCGATGAGACGGTGCCGATCCCGCTGATTCAGGCCGGTCCCATCGTCTCCTCGGCGGCGGTCAATCGCTTCGAGACTTTCCACCTCGACCTGGTGCGTGGACCGCTGGGCAACCCCGCCGAGACCGCACCGGCGACCAACCTGCTCACCGGCGGCCGGCGCTTCGGCAAGCCGATCGACAACATCGGCGCCAAGAGCTTCCCCAACTACGAACGCTATGCGGCACCGTTCGTCCATGACCTCAACATTCCCGGCTGCGGCGACGGTCGCGTCTTCGTGGGCCAGCGCAAGGACTCCTTCGTGGTCAACCTCGGCGAGACCTTCGACCTGGTGAACTTCAATCCGCTGGGAGCGCCCGACAGTCAGCGCGACGATCTCGAGGATGCCAACATCACCTCCTTCATCCTGGAGCTGCCGACGGACTGCTTGACCGACACCAGCGGTCCGGTGATCGGCGGTTGGACCACCGCCTGGCTGCCGCGCACCCGCACCCTTTCGGACGATCCGACCTTCGAGCAGCCGGCGGTCGAAACCGGCGATCTGGTGCAGGTGTCGCGCCTCGGCATGCCGCTGGTCAACGAGGTGGTCATCGGCCTGCCGGACAAGAACCGCTTCAATGCCAGCCGGCCCGACGGTGACGGCTCCTTCGCCACCTACGTCACCAACCCCACCCTTCCCGCGCTGCTGCAGATCCTGTTCGGCGTCGACGCGCCGTCGAACATCCCGCGCAATGACCTGGTGGCGGCCTTCGTCACCGGCATCGAGGGCCTCAACCAGCTCGGCTTCGGCGAGATGCAGCGCCTCAACACCTCGATTCCGATCACCGCCGCCGCCGACCAGCGCCCCCTGGGTGTGATCGA encodes:
- a CDS encoding DUF4331 domain-containing protein produces the protein MSSTLLRTALVLALVASTAAFASSHREAPFITENPKVDATDFYMFRSYEPGRDGFVTLIANYIPLQDAYGGPNYFTLDPNARYVIHIDNDGDGVENLSFVFRSQTFLRGISLPIGDETVPIPLIQAGPIVSSAAVNRFETFHLDLVRGPLGNPAETAPATNLLTGGRRFGKPIDNIGAKSFPNYERYAAPFVHDLNIPGCGDGRVFVGQRKDSFVVNLGETFDLVNFNPLGAPDSQRDDLEDANITSFILELPTDCLTDTSGPVIGGWTTAWLPRTRTLSDDPTFEQPAVETGDLVQVSRLGMPLVNEVVIGLPDKNRFNASRPDGDGSFATYVTNPTLPALLQILFGVDAPSNIPRNDLVAAFVTGIEGLNQLGFGEMQRLNTSIPITAAADQRPLGVIDGDAAGFPNGRRPGDDVVDIELRAVMGVLCHLGLGLCEPADAPAGLLPLTDGAPVDASFFDNAFPYLRTPIAGSPN